The nucleotide sequence CGGCTCGACGGTCTCCAGTTCGTCCCAGCCGATCGGCGTCGACACCTGCCCCCCGACCCGCGGGCGCACGCACCACGCGCCGAACACCGTCCGGTGCGGCGCGTTCTGATTGAAGTCGACGAACACTCGGGAGCCGCGTTCTTCCTTCCACCACTGCGCCGTCATCTCCGCCGGGTGGCGGCGTTCGAGTTCACGGGCGAGCGCGACGGCGGCCGCGCGGACCTCGTAGCCGTCCCATCTCGGTTCCAGCGGCACATAGAGATGCAGGCCGCGCGAGCCCGAGGTCTTCAGCTGCGAGGTGATACCCAGTTCCTCGAGCAACGCCTTCGCCAGGACGGCGCCGTGCCGCAGTTCGGGGAACCCGATCCCGGGCGACGGGTCGAGGTCGATGCGGAGCTGGTCGCTGATGTCCAGCGAGTCGGCCCGGTTCGGCCAGACGTGGAAACCGAGGCAGCCCTGGTTCACCGCCCAGATGATGTGCGCGAGGTCCTTCGCCACGAGGGTGTCCGACGTGGTCCCGTTCGGGGTGGACACCACCGTCGTGGTCAGCCAACCGGGCGCGTTCTTCGGGACCCTCTTCTGGAACCACGACTTCCCGCCCGCGCCGTCGGGGTAGCGTTCCAGCAGCAGGGGCCTGCCGCCGAGCTGCGCCAGCAGCGGCACCGAGACCGCGCGGTAGTACTCGACGAGGTCCAATTTGGTCTCGCCGTGCTCCGGGAAGTAGACCTTGCCCGGATTGGACACCGTGAACTCGACGCCGTCGAGGTCCAGCGTGACCGGCTCTGCCTTCATGTTTCCCCCAGCTCGGTGAACAAGGTGGCCAGCTCGGCGGGCGGGACCTCTTCGAGCTGCGCATACGTGCACGAGGCGGGTTCGCGGTCGGGGCGGAAGCGCACGAGCCTCCCACCGTGGCGGAACCTCGTGCCCTCGACGTGTTCGTAGCGGACTTCGGCGACCCATTCGATGCGGAGCGGCTCCCAGCTCAGGTCCTTCTGCGGCGCCCACCGGCTGCCCGCCCCCGGCATGCGGCCGCCCGCCTCCTCGTGGGTCTCGGCCCACTCACGCCACGGATGGTTCTCCAGCGCGTTCTCCCGCAGCGGCGCGAGCTCGTCCACCAGCTCTCGACGCCTCGCGGCGGTGAAACTGCTGGCCACGCCCACACTGTGCAGGACGCCTTCGTCGTTGTAGAGCCCGAGCAGCAGCGAACCGACGCCTACACCGTCCTTGTGCCATCGAAACCCGGCGACGACGCAGTCCGCCGTCCGCTGGTGCTTGACCTTCCACATCACCCGCTTGTCCTGTTCGTACGGCGCGTCGGCGGGCTTGGCCATCACGCCGTCGAAGCCGGCGCCCTCGAACCGGGTGAACCAGTCCTGGGCGACGTCGGGATCCTCGGACAGCGGGGTCAGGTGGACCCGGGCGAACTTCGTGTCGACGACGCTTTCGAGCAGCTTCCGCCGCTCCCCGAACGGTTCGGGCGTCAGATCCCGGTCGTCCAGCGCGAGCAGGTCGAACACCACGAAGCTGGCGGGCGTCTCCTCGGCCAGTTTGTTCACCCGGGACGCCGCCGGGTGCAGGCGCAGCTGCAGCGTCTCGAAGTCGAGACCGCCCTCGGTGACCAGCACGATCTCGCCGTCGACGACGCAGCGCTCGGGCAGCGCGTCCTTGAGCAGATCGACCAGCTCGGGAAAGAACCTCGTCAGTGGCCTGTCGTTGCGCGAGCCCAGCACGACCTCGTCGCCGTCGCGGAACACCACGCAACGGAAGCCGTCCCACTTCGGCTCGTACAGCAGCCCCGGTGTGCGGGGCAGTTCGTGCACGGCCTTGGCCAGCATCGGCTTGACGGGTGGCATCACGGGCAGTTCCACGAGGCCGATCCTAGGCCGCGTCACCGACAAAAGCGCGGCATCAGAGCTCGGCCAGGAGGAGCCCGCTCCGCGGTTTGGGCGTGAAATAGGTGGCCTTCCTCGGCATCCGCGATCCGGCCGCGTGCACGGCGAGCACCTCCGCGTACGGGACCGGGGCCAGCAGGAATACCGCGTCGGCGTCTTCGGGCACCGGCGTGCCCGGCAGCAGAGGGCGCACGCTCGGACCTTCCGGATCGACGCCGAGCACGCCGCGGATCAGCTCCTGCTCCACCACCGCGTGGTCACCGCCCGCCTTGCCGAGCGTCACCCGGAACGCCGACCCGCCCGCCAGCACGGTCACCTCACCCGGTTCTGCGGGCGGCCCCGGCGGACCGGGGTGGACGTCGAACCCCGCCTCCGTCCATCGCCGGACCAGGGTGGCCGGGTCGAGGCCGGTGCCGGCGAGCACCCGGTGGATGGGCCCGATCCGCAGCCCGGGCCCACCGGTGACCAGCGCGAGCAACGCGCCGCGCCCCGAGGCCGCGGCGGCCGCGACCCGGTGATTGCCATCCGCGACCAGGAGATCCAGCTCGTCCAGCGCCGCCAGCAGTTCGTCCTGGGCCGGCCCGGGTCCGGCGAGCCACAGTTCGTGCTTTCGCCCCGGGCCGTCCACTGTGGACAGGCTCGGCACCTGCCCCCGGCAGAACCGCTCGATCAGCGCGGTCAGCTCCCGGCCGCCGGTCGCGGGGACCAGCATCGCGGCACTGGTCGCGACACCGAGCCCGGCGAGCATCGCGGCCCGCTCCGCGACGACGTCCGGATAGACGTCTTCGGTGTGCCGCACCCGGGTCACCCCGTCGTCCCGGACCGCGGCCGGATCGACCAGGCACAGCACGCCCAGCGCGACCCCGTCCGGCCCGTCGATGCGATACGGCGCGACAACGTCGGCGACCGGGCGATAGTGCCGCTCCCGGATCCGCTCGAACGTCGCCCTGGCCTGCGGCAACGCCGCCTCGATCGAGAGGCCGCCCGCCAGCGCGGCCGGGGTTCTCGCCGGATGCTGGACCGCCAGCAGGCTGTCGCCGTGCGCCCCGGCGAGCGCGGCCTCGACCCGGCCCGGGTCGGCGAACTCGTCGACGTCGGGCCCCGGGACGCTGTCGCGGACGGCCCAGCCACGGCCGATCGGGCGGATCCAGGTGCTCATCCGATCCATTTTGCGGGATAGCTCACGGAAAAAATCGGTCCCATGACCGGGTGTCTCCATGGAATGCTTACCGATGCGAAGTAGTTGACGTCGTTCATGAGCCCGAGGAGACCGCCACAGATGACGACCCCGGCCCCGGTCACCGCGAAGGAAGGGGTCGGCTTCCGGTCCGAACGCGGCCCCGTCCTGATCGCCGTGATGCTGTGTTCCGGTCTGATCGCGCTGGACTCGACCATCATCGCCACGGCGGTGCCCTCGGTGGTCGCCGATCTGGGCGGGTTCTCGCAGTTCCCGTGGCTGTTCTCGATCTATCTGCTGACCCAGGCGGTCACCGTCCCGCTGTACGGCAAGTTCGCCGACGTCCTCGGCAGGCGGCCGGTGATGTTCTTCGGGATCGCGGCGTTCCTGGTGGGCTCGGTGCTCTGCGGCGCGGCCTGGAGCATGCCGGTGCTGATCGCGGCCCGCGCGGTGCAGGGCATCGGCGCGGGCGCCATCCAGCCGATCGCGCTGACCATGGTCGGCGACATGTACACGGTCGAGGAACGCGCCAGGGTGCAGGGCTATCTCGCCAGCGTGTGGGCCATTTCGTCGGTGGTCGGGCCGACGCTGGGCGGCGTGTTCGCCGAGTACCTCGACTGGCGCTGGATCTTCTTCATCAACCTGCCGCTCGGCGCGCTGGCGGCGTGGATGCTGTTCCGGAACTTCCGCGAACGCGTCGAACGCCGTTCGCACCGCATCGACTACCTCGGCGCAACGCTGCTCACCCTCGGCTGCTCGCTGCTGATCCTCGGCCTTCTGGAGGGCGGGGTCGCCTGGGGCTGGGCGTCCGCGCCGAGCCTGGCGATCTTCGGCGGCGCGGTGGTGCTGCTGGTGGCGTTCGTGTTCGTGGAACGCAAGGCCGACGAGCCGGTGCTGCCGCTGTGGATCTTCACCAAACGGACCCTGATCGGCGGGAACCTGATCGCCGTCGTGGTCGGCATGCTGCTGATGGGCCTCACCTCGTATCTGCCGACCTTCTCCCAAGGCGTGCTCGGCACCGGCGCGCTCGTCGCCGGATTCGCGCTGGCGGCGCTGACCGTCGGCTGGCCGATCTCGGCGTCGCTGGCGGGCCGGGTCTACATGCGCATCGGATTCCGGGACACCGCGCTGATCGGCAGCGGGATCGTCATCGCGGGCGCGGCGCTCACGGTGTTCCTGACGGCGGGGTCGTCGATCTGGCTGGCGGCCTCGGCCGCGTTCGTCCTCGGGCTGGGGCTGGGCCTGGCGTCGAGCCCGACCCTCATCGCCGTGCAGTCCACGATCGGGTGGGAACGCCGCGGCGTCGTCACCGCGACGAATATGTTCAGCCGGTCGCTGGGCAGCGCCGTGGGCGTGGCGATCTTCGGCGCGATCGCGAACGCCACGCTGGCGAGCCGCTTCGCCAACCCGCCCGAAGGGGTCACCGGCCTGCCGTCCGGGGTCGACGCGACCAGTGTCGTCCTGGAGGGCCACGGCCCGGACACCCCGACGACGACGTTCGTGCGCGGCGCCCTCGCGGACGCCACGCACCACGTCTTCCTGGCGATGCTGGTGGTCGCCGTGCTCAGCGTCGGCGCGCTGCTGCTGATGCCGCGGCGGACCGAAGAGCTGAAGTTCGACTAGTTCTGCAGCGGCACGGCGTGCTCGACGAAGTTCTCGACGAACCGCTCGATCGGCTCCGGCCCGGCCGGGTACAGCACGAACTTGCTCAGCCCGGCGTCGACGTACTCGGCGAGCAGGTCGCGGGCGGCGCTCCAGCTGCCCGCGATCAGCCGGGACGGGTCCGCGTCGGACCTGGCCGCGATCGAAGCCGCGAGCGCGTC is from Amycolatopsis lurida and encodes:
- the ligD gene encoding non-homologous end-joining DNA ligase, with translation MKAEPVTLDLDGVEFTVSNPGKVYFPEHGETKLDLVEYYRAVSVPLLAQLGGRPLLLERYPDGAGGKSWFQKRVPKNAPGWLTTTVVSTPNGTTSDTLVAKDLAHIIWAVNQGCLGFHVWPNRADSLDISDQLRIDLDPSPGIGFPELRHGAVLAKALLEELGITSQLKTSGSRGLHLYVPLEPRWDGYEVRAAAVALARELERRHPAEMTAQWWKEERGSRVFVDFNQNAPHRTVFGAWCVRPRVGGQVSTPIGWDELETVEPDKLTLSTVPALLAERGDPWAGTEPQSIEPLLEMSRKDMEDGLMDAPWPPVYPKMPNEPPRVAPSRAKKDGV
- a CDS encoding MDR family MFS transporter encodes the protein MTTPAPVTAKEGVGFRSERGPVLIAVMLCSGLIALDSTIIATAVPSVVADLGGFSQFPWLFSIYLLTQAVTVPLYGKFADVLGRRPVMFFGIAAFLVGSVLCGAAWSMPVLIAARAVQGIGAGAIQPIALTMVGDMYTVEERARVQGYLASVWAISSVVGPTLGGVFAEYLDWRWIFFINLPLGALAAWMLFRNFRERVERRSHRIDYLGATLLTLGCSLLILGLLEGGVAWGWASAPSLAIFGGAVVLLVAFVFVERKADEPVLPLWIFTKRTLIGGNLIAVVVGMLLMGLTSYLPTFSQGVLGTGALVAGFALAALTVGWPISASLAGRVYMRIGFRDTALIGSGIVIAGAALTVFLTAGSSIWLAASAAFVLGLGLGLASSPTLIAVQSTIGWERRGVVTATNMFSRSLGSAVGVAIFGAIANATLASRFANPPEGVTGLPSGVDATSVVLEGHGPDTPTTTFVRGALADATHHVFLAMLVVAVLSVGALLLMPRRTEELKFD
- a CDS encoding ATP-dependent DNA ligase gives rise to the protein MELPVMPPVKPMLAKAVHELPRTPGLLYEPKWDGFRCVVFRDGDEVVLGSRNDRPLTRFFPELVDLLKDALPERCVVDGEIVLVTEGGLDFETLQLRLHPAASRVNKLAEETPASFVVFDLLALDDRDLTPEPFGERRKLLESVVDTKFARVHLTPLSEDPDVAQDWFTRFEGAGFDGVMAKPADAPYEQDKRVMWKVKHQRTADCVVAGFRWHKDGVGVGSLLLGLYNDEGVLHSVGVASSFTAARRRELVDELAPLRENALENHPWREWAETHEEAGGRMPGAGSRWAPQKDLSWEPLRIEWVAEVRYEHVEGTRFRHGGRLVRFRPDREPASCTYAQLEEVPPAELATLFTELGET
- a CDS encoding DUF1015 family protein, with amino-acid sequence MDRMSTWIRPIGRGWAVRDSVPGPDVDEFADPGRVEAALAGAHGDSLLAVQHPARTPAALAGGLSIEAALPQARATFERIRERHYRPVADVVAPYRIDGPDGVALGVLCLVDPAAVRDDGVTRVRHTEDVYPDVVAERAAMLAGLGVATSAAMLVPATGGRELTALIERFCRGQVPSLSTVDGPGRKHELWLAGPGPAQDELLAALDELDLLVADGNHRVAAAAASGRGALLALVTGGPGLRIGPIHRVLAGTGLDPATLVRRWTEAGFDVHPGPPGPPAEPGEVTVLAGGSAFRVTLGKAGGDHAVVEQELIRGVLGVDPEGPSVRPLLPGTPVPEDADAVFLLAPVPYAEVLAVHAAGSRMPRKATYFTPKPRSGLLLAEL